The Aequorivita sublithincola DSM 14238 genome window below encodes:
- the surE gene encoding 5'/3'-nucleotidase SurE — protein sequence MSKKRPLILVTNDDGINAPGIRTLIEVMNTLGDVCVVAPDSPQSGMGHAITINDALYCNSIKVINGEPHTEHSCSGTPVDCVKIAVNEILKRKPDLCVSGINHGSNSSINVIYSGTMSAAVEAGTLGIPSIGFSLLDYSLEADFKPSKKFIKLITEQVLKNGLPKGVVLNVNIPKLDASEIKGIKVCRQANAHWEEKFDKRTNPLGRDYYWLTGEFVNEDKGEDTDEWALHNGFVSVVPVQFDLNAHHAMKELNTWDL from the coding sequence ATGTCCAAAAAACGACCGCTTATATTAGTAACGAATGATGATGGCATCAATGCCCCAGGCATCCGCACCTTGATTGAAGTGATGAACACCCTCGGCGATGTTTGCGTGGTTGCACCAGATTCACCTCAAAGCGGAATGGGTCACGCCATAACTATTAACGATGCTCTGTATTGCAATAGTATAAAGGTGATAAACGGCGAACCCCACACAGAACACAGTTGTAGCGGTACTCCCGTAGATTGTGTGAAAATAGCGGTAAACGAAATTTTAAAACGTAAACCAGATCTGTGCGTTAGCGGTATAAACCACGGAAGCAACTCATCCATCAACGTAATTTACAGCGGAACGATGAGCGCAGCGGTTGAAGCTGGAACGTTGGGCATTCCTTCCATTGGATTTTCACTTTTGGACTATTCTTTGGAAGCAGATTTTAAACCTTCTAAAAAGTTTATAAAATTAATTACGGAACAAGTTCTTAAAAACGGACTGCCAAAAGGAGTTGTTTTAAACGTGAACATTCCAAAATTAGATGCTTCTGAAATTAAAGGAATCAAAGTCTGCCGACAAGCAAACGCGCATTGGGAAGAAAAATTTGATAAGCGAACAAATCCTCTAGGGCGCGACTATTATTGGCTTACGGGTGAATTTGTGAATGAAGACAAAGGTGAAGACACAGATGAATGGGCCTTACACAATGGTTTTGTATCTGTAGTCCCTGTTCAATTTGACCTCAACGCCCATCACGCAATGAAGGAACTTAATACTTGGGATTTGTAA
- the coaD gene encoding pantetheine-phosphate adenylyltransferase, which translates to MRRAVFPGTFDPITLGHVDIIKRALPLFDELIIAIGVNADKKTLFSLEERIQFIENTFKGESKITVKSYSGLTAKFCISEKAQFIVRGLRNTTDLNYEQPIAQTNYQMAKVESIFLICSPEVSNISSTIVRDVMRNDGDYSGLVPTSVKK; encoded by the coding sequence ATGAGACGCGCAGTTTTCCCTGGAACTTTTGATCCGATTACCCTTGGACACGTAGATATTATTAAACGTGCACTTCCACTTTTTGATGAATTGATAATTGCCATCGGCGTAAATGCAGACAAAAAGACACTATTTTCGTTGGAAGAAAGGATTCAATTTATTGAAAACACTTTTAAAGGAGAATCTAAAATAACCGTAAAGAGCTATTCTGGACTTACCGCAAAGTTTTGTATTTCTGAAAAAGCGCAGTTTATAGTCCGCGGTTTGCGAAACACTACAGATTTGAATTATGAGCAGCCAATCGCCCAAACCAATTATCAAATGGCGAAGGTTGAAAGTATTTTTCTGATTTGCTCACCAGAAGTTTCAAACATTTCCTCAACTATAGTTAGAGATGTTATGCGGAATGATGGGGATTATTCTGGGTTGGTTCCAACTTCGGTTAAAAAATAA
- the rpsT gene encoding 30S ribosomal protein S20, translating to MANHKSALKRIRSNEAKRLRNRYQHKTARNAMKRFQELTDKKEAETMFPTVVSMIDKLAKKNVIHANKASNLKSNMAKHVAAL from the coding sequence ATGGCAAATCACAAGTCAGCATTAAAGAGAATAAGAAGCAACGAGGCAAAGCGCTTGCGTAACCGTTACCAGCACAAAACTGCCCGTAACGCCATGAAGAGGTTCCAAGAACTTACTGACAAGAAAGAGGCTGAAACTATGTTTCCTACTGTTGTTTCTATGATAGACAAATTGGCTAAGAAAAACGTTATTCACGCGAATAAGGCTTCCAATTTAAAATCGAATATGGCTAAGCACGTAGCTGCGCTTTAA
- the proS gene encoding proline--tRNA ligase, whose amino-acid sequence MAKNLTTREEDYSKWYNELVIKADLAENSGVRGCMVIKPYGYAIWERMQAELDRMFKETGHQNAYFPLFIPKSYFSKEASHVDGFAKECAVVTHYRLKNAEDGSGVIVDPDAKLEEELIVRPTSETIIWDTYRKWIQSYRDLPLLINQWANVVRWEMRTRLFLRTTEFLWQEGHTAHATENEAIAEAEQMMNVYSDFAENYMAIPVIKGTKTESERFAGALETYCIEALMQDGKALQAGTSHFLGQNFAKAFDVKFTSKEGVLDYVWATSWGVSTRLMGALVMTHSDDNGLVLPPNLAPDQVVIVPIYRKDEEFEAVDKVAKDLMTNLRSKGIRVKYDNRDTQKPGWKFNEYELKGVPVRIAIGPKDVEKGTVELARRDTLQKEFVSNENVVEKVVSLMNEIQANLYKKAVSHRAENTTEVATYEEFKNVLDSKGGFILAHWDGTSETEEKIKNETKATIRCIPLDGEIVRGECMVTGNPSSRKVLFARAY is encoded by the coding sequence ATGGCGAAGAATTTAACAACGAGAGAGGAAGATTACTCCAAATGGTATAATGAACTGGTAATCAAAGCAGATCTTGCTGAAAACTCAGGTGTTCGTGGATGTATGGTTATTAAACCTTACGGATATGCAATTTGGGAACGCATGCAGGCCGAATTGGACAGAATGTTCAAAGAAACTGGTCACCAGAACGCCTATTTTCCGCTTTTTATTCCAAAATCTTACTTTAGTAAAGAAGCCAGCCATGTTGACGGTTTTGCTAAAGAATGCGCTGTGGTTACCCATTATAGATTGAAAAATGCCGAAGATGGAAGTGGCGTTATTGTTGATCCAGATGCAAAGTTAGAAGAAGAATTAATTGTAAGACCAACTTCTGAAACCATTATCTGGGATACCTACCGAAAGTGGATTCAGTCTTATCGAGATTTACCGCTTTTAATAAACCAATGGGCAAATGTAGTGCGTTGGGAAATGCGTACACGTTTATTTTTACGTACTACTGAATTTTTGTGGCAAGAAGGCCACACTGCGCACGCGACCGAAAACGAAGCAATTGCAGAAGCAGAACAAATGATGAATGTATATTCAGATTTTGCTGAAAATTATATGGCTATTCCAGTTATAAAAGGAACAAAAACCGAGAGCGAACGTTTTGCTGGAGCATTGGAGACCTACTGTATTGAAGCTTTGATGCAGGATGGAAAGGCATTGCAAGCTGGAACATCCCACTTTTTAGGGCAGAATTTCGCAAAAGCTTTTGATGTTAAGTTTACTTCTAAAGAAGGAGTTTTGGATTACGTTTGGGCAACCTCTTGGGGTGTTTCCACAAGATTGATGGGTGCTTTGGTTATGACGCATAGCGATGACAATGGATTAGTTTTACCTCCAAATTTAGCCCCAGATCAAGTTGTGATTGTTCCTATTTATAGAAAGGATGAAGAGTTTGAGGCCGTTGATAAGGTGGCTAAAGATTTAATGACAAACCTACGTTCCAAAGGAATTCGTGTGAAATATGACAACCGCGATACCCAAAAACCAGGTTGGAAATTTAATGAATATGAATTAAAAGGAGTTCCGGTAAGAATTGCTATCGGTCCAAAAGACGTTGAAAAAGGAACTGTGGAGCTAGCTAGAAGAGATACGCTTCAAAAAGAATTTGTTAGCAATGAAAATGTTGTTGAAAAAGTAGTTTCCTTGATGAATGAAATTCAGGCTAATCTTTATAAGAAAGCTGTTTCACATAGAGCAGAAAACACTACGGAAGTTGCTACATATGAAGAATTTAAGAATGTTCTAGACTCCAAAGGTGGCTTTATTCTAGCGCATTGGGACGGAACTTCTGAAACTGAAGAAAAAATAAAGAACGAAACAAAAGCAACTATAAGATGTATTCCTCTAGACGGAGAGATTGTGCGGGGAGAGTGCATGGTTACAGGGAATCCTTCTTCTAGAAAAGTACTTTTTGCAAGAGCATATTAA
- a CDS encoding OmpP1/FadL family transporter, giving the protein MKKLIFFIIIALSLKVTQAQDISDGLRYSTEQNIGTARFTALSGAMGALGGDFSAVNVNPAGGAVFLNSSLVLSTSLLDIENKSNYFNNRENSFANDVTLNQIGGVFVINNSNEESSFKKFTIGINYDTTKNFENELFIAGTGNNSIGNFFLEQAQGISLNQLQSSSYSRLGETLGDFAQNAFLGYQAFLFDPVEPNNPSNTSYVSNIADGSFNQKYAYLSQGYNSKFTINLATQITDNYFFGININTHTINFDQSSFLLETNNNEGSLVNRVGFENNLSVNGSGISAQIGAIAKVAKNFRLGLSLDTPTLYQISEETTQSLESRHLVNGQIVNEFINPNVINVYEDYNLTTPAKFTGSAAYIFNQKGLISLDYSYKDYSAVEFSRVDNSFSAGFEDLNQAINNTLKGASSFNAGAEYRINQLSLRGGFHYEESPYQNTEIVGDLTGFSAGAGYNFGRYTADLAYSRSEQERNQQLYSVGLTDSAKINSIYSNFVLSLGFIF; this is encoded by the coding sequence ATGAAAAAATTAATATTTTTTATAATTATCGCCTTAAGCCTTAAAGTTACTCAAGCGCAAGACATTTCAGATGGTCTCCGCTATAGTACGGAACAAAATATAGGAACCGCTCGTTTTACTGCACTTAGTGGGGCAATGGGCGCCTTGGGCGGCGATTTCTCTGCAGTTAACGTAAATCCAGCCGGTGGCGCAGTTTTTCTGAATTCCAGCTTAGTGCTTTCCACATCGTTGCTTGATATTGAAAACAAAAGCAATTATTTCAATAACCGCGAAAATAGCTTTGCGAACGATGTTACTCTCAATCAAATAGGCGGAGTATTCGTTATAAATAATTCAAACGAAGAATCTTCATTCAAAAAGTTTACCATCGGAATAAATTATGATACCACTAAAAATTTCGAAAACGAGCTTTTCATTGCCGGTACTGGTAATAATTCCATAGGAAATTTCTTTTTGGAGCAAGCGCAAGGTATTTCTTTAAACCAACTACAATCAAGCTCCTATTCGAGACTAGGAGAAACATTAGGAGATTTTGCGCAAAACGCATTTTTGGGCTACCAAGCTTTTCTTTTTGATCCTGTTGAGCCGAATAATCCTTCGAATACTTCCTACGTTTCAAATATCGCAGACGGTAGTTTCAACCAAAAATATGCCTATCTTTCTCAAGGATACAATAGCAAATTCACAATAAATCTGGCTACTCAAATTACCGATAATTATTTTTTCGGAATTAATATAAATACACACACTATCAATTTTGACCAGAGTTCATTTTTACTTGAAACCAATAATAACGAAGGTTCCTTAGTGAATAGAGTCGGTTTTGAAAACAACTTGTCAGTTAATGGATCGGGAATTTCGGCTCAAATTGGAGCCATTGCGAAGGTTGCTAAAAACTTCCGTCTTGGATTAAGCTTGGATACCCCAACTTTGTATCAAATTTCCGAAGAAACGACCCAATCTCTTGAAAGCCGTCACCTTGTTAATGGACAAATAGTAAATGAGTTTATAAATCCGAATGTGATAAATGTTTACGAAGATTACAACCTTACAACTCCAGCAAAATTCACTGGGAGCGCCGCGTATATTTTTAATCAAAAAGGATTAATCAGTTTGGATTATTCCTATAAAGACTATTCTGCAGTAGAGTTTAGTCGTGTAGATAATTCTTTCAGCGCTGGTTTTGAAGATTTAAATCAAGCAATTAACAATACGCTAAAAGGTGCTTCAAGCTTTAATGCTGGTGCAGAATACAGAATCAATCAATTAAGTCTTCGAGGAGGTTTTCATTATGAAGAAAGTCCATACCAAAATACAGAAATAGTGGGCGACCTAACGGGATTCTCAGCTGGTGCGGGTTATAACTTTGGACGCTATACCGCAGATTTGGCATATTCAAGATCAGAACAAGAACGCAACCAGCAACTCTATTCCGTTGGTTTGACGGATTCTGCAAAAATTAATTCGATTTATAGCAATTTTGTATTGTCTTTGGGTTTCATCTTTTAA
- the folE gene encoding GTP cyclohydrolase I FolE has translation MDLEKHLKEIEAMGDDHISGSTETPMRPDAFELSDIEKIASIKKDVQNIMQTLGLDLTDDSLKGTPNRVAKMFVQEIFGGLHPDRKPKASTFENKYKYQEMLVEKNITLYSTCEHHLLPIVGRAHIAYISNGTVVGLSKMNRIVDYYAKRPQVQERLTMQIVKELQQVLNTDDVACVIDAKHLCVNSRGIRDIDSSTVTSEFGGAFKNSETRREFLDYIKMDTEF, from the coding sequence ATGGATTTAGAAAAACACTTGAAAGAGATTGAAGCCATGGGCGACGACCACATAAGCGGTTCTACGGAAACACCTATGCGACCCGATGCATTTGAGCTTAGCGATATTGAAAAAATAGCAAGCATCAAAAAAGATGTCCAAAACATTATGCAAACTTTGGGCTTGGATCTTACTGACGACAGTCTGAAAGGCACCCCTAACCGTGTTGCAAAAATGTTTGTGCAAGAAATTTTTGGCGGTCTGCATCCAGATAGAAAACCAAAAGCTTCAACTTTCGAAAACAAATACAAGTATCAGGAAATGCTTGTAGAGAAGAACATAACCCTCTACTCTACTTGCGAGCACCATTTGCTTCCCATTGTTGGAAGAGCGCATATTGCCTATATTTCCAACGGCACCGTTGTTGGGCTTTCCAAGATGAATAGAATCGTAGATTATTACGCAAAACGTCCACAAGTTCAGGAGCGTTTAACAATGCAAATAGTGAAGGAACTGCAACAAGTTTTGAATACTGATGACGTTGCCTGCGTTATTGATGCCAAACACCTCTGCGTAAATTCCCGTGGAATTCGTGATATTGATAGCAGTACTGTAACTAGTGAATTTGGAGGGGCATTTAAAAATTCCGAAACCCGAAGAGAGTTTTTGGATTATATAAAGATGGATACGGAGTTTTAA
- the cysS gene encoding cysteine--tRNA ligase: MKPQELYIYNSLSKSKEKFTPVHEGAIGMYVCGPTVYSNVHLGNCRTFLSFDLVFRYLKHLGYKVRYVRNITDAGHLENDGESGDDPILKKARLEQLEPMEVVQKYTVDFHTTMAKFNALPPSIEPTATGHIIEQIHIVEKIIKEGFAYEKNGSVYFDVVKFNETNEYGKLSGRKLEDMIANTRELSAQTDKKNPQDFALWKKAEPQHIMRWPSPWSEGFPGWHLECTAMSTKYLGNNFDIHGGGMDLKFPHHECEIAQAEACNHTSPVNYWMHANMLTLNGKKMSKSTGNYILPNEMFTGENDVLSKAFSPAVTKFFMFQAHYRSILDFSSDALEASEKGFNKLMDAHRTMSELSTSEKSSLDIESWRKSCYEAMNDDFNSPILIANLFEAVRFVNSIKEEKETISAKDLELLKQTMNDFLFEVLGLQNNDSETSQDGEKLAAAVELLIQLRNQARANKDFAMSDKIRDELSTKGIQLNDGKDGTTFQIMN, encoded by the coding sequence TTGAAACCACAAGAACTTTACATATACAACTCGCTTTCAAAAAGCAAAGAAAAATTCACCCCCGTCCACGAAGGTGCAATAGGAATGTACGTTTGCGGACCAACTGTTTACAGCAATGTACATTTGGGAAACTGTAGAACCTTTCTTTCTTTCGATTTAGTTTTTAGATATTTGAAGCATTTAGGCTACAAAGTTCGCTATGTGCGGAACATTACTGATGCTGGCCATTTGGAAAACGATGGTGAAAGTGGCGACGATCCAATTCTTAAAAAAGCACGTCTTGAACAGTTGGAGCCTATGGAAGTTGTTCAAAAATACACGGTAGATTTCCACACTACAATGGCGAAATTCAACGCCTTGCCGCCAAGTATTGAACCTACCGCAACGGGACATATTATTGAACAAATTCATATTGTTGAAAAAATTATTAAAGAAGGTTTTGCTTACGAAAAAAATGGCTCAGTCTATTTTGATGTAGTAAAATTCAACGAAACCAATGAATACGGAAAACTAAGCGGCAGAAAGTTGGAAGATATGATTGCCAACACTCGCGAACTTTCCGCACAAACCGACAAGAAAAACCCACAGGATTTTGCTCTTTGGAAAAAAGCCGAACCACAGCATATTATGCGCTGGCCATCACCTTGGAGCGAGGGTTTTCCTGGTTGGCATTTGGAATGTACTGCGATGAGCACCAAATATTTGGGCAACAATTTCGATATTCATGGCGGCGGAATGGATCTAAAATTTCCCCATCACGAATGTGAGATTGCTCAAGCAGAAGCTTGCAACCATACGTCTCCAGTAAATTATTGGATGCACGCCAATATGCTTACGCTAAACGGTAAAAAAATGTCCAAATCCACTGGAAACTATATTCTTCCGAATGAAATGTTTACAGGCGAAAACGACGTTTTGAGCAAGGCCTTCTCCCCTGCTGTTACTAAATTTTTTATGTTTCAGGCGCATTACCGAAGTATTTTAGATTTCAGCAGCGATGCTTTGGAAGCTTCAGAAAAAGGATTTAATAAATTGATGGACGCTCATAGAACAATGTCTGAATTATCTACTTCAGAAAAAAGTAGTCTCGACATTGAAAGCTGGCGAAAATCTTGCTATGAGGCAATGAACGATGATTTCAACAGTCCGATTTTGATTGCAAATCTTTTTGAAGCGGTGCGATTCGTTAATTCCATAAAGGAAGAAAAAGAAACCATTTCTGCAAAAGACTTAGAATTGCTAAAGCAAACAATGAACGACTTCCTTTTTGAAGTTTTAGGCTTGCAAAACAACGATTCTGAAACTTCGCAAGATGGTGAAAAACTTGCTGCAGCTGTTGAACTTCTTATTCAATTAAGAAATCAAGCGCGTGCTAACAAAGATTTTGCAATGAGCGACAAGATTCGGGATGAACTCTCAACAAAGGGAATTCAGCTGAATGATGGAAAAGATGGAACTACTTTTCAAATTATGAATTAG
- the yidD gene encoding membrane protein insertion efficiency factor YidD, which translates to MSYELKKIIVYPFVLLIRGYQTFISPLLPSSCRYTPTCSHYAVEALQTHGLLKGGWLVAKRIATCNPWGGSGYDPVPPKKTNN; encoded by the coding sequence ATGAGTTATGAGTTGAAAAAGATCATTGTCTATCCATTTGTACTGTTGATTCGGGGATACCAAACTTTTATTTCACCATTATTACCTTCCAGTTGCAGATATACACCAACTTGCTCACATTATGCCGTGGAAGCATTGCAAACACACGGTTTGTTGAAAGGCGGCTGGCTTGTGGCAAAACGAATAGCTACTTGTAATCCTTGGGGTGGCTCTGGCTACGACCCCGTTCCTCCAAAAAAAACTAACAATTAA
- the lgt gene encoding prolipoprotein diacylglyceryl transferase, which produces MHYLTITWNPSEGIDLGFFMIRYYSLMFVVAFTLGWILTKKIFDREGIPQEKLDSLFIYMVVATLLGARLGHVIFYQPELFVEDPLSVFLPIQTVPNFEFTGFQGLASHGAAIAYVLAMLYYSKNVIKKPFFWVMDRIVIAVAAGGIFVRIGNFLNSEIIGKPSGDFPLGVRFVHEGIRKQEAVAATGIKEPSKAYDAIVHNPQFLELLNSVPFRHAAQLYEAAGYVIVFLVCWYLYWKTERRKQIGYIFGVFLILLFTVRFVVEFVKESQGGFESALGLLSTGQWLSIPFIIAGIYIMWKASKKPITE; this is translated from the coding sequence ATGCACTATTTAACTATTACTTGGAACCCTTCGGAAGGGATTGACCTTGGCTTTTTTATGATTCGTTATTACAGTTTGATGTTCGTTGTGGCATTTACGCTGGGTTGGATTTTGACTAAAAAGATTTTTGACAGAGAAGGGATTCCACAGGAAAAACTTGATAGTCTTTTTATATATATGGTTGTTGCCACTTTGCTTGGGGCGCGATTGGGCCACGTTATTTTTTATCAACCCGAATTATTTGTGGAAGATCCACTTTCGGTTTTTCTGCCAATACAAACAGTTCCCAACTTTGAATTTACAGGTTTCCAAGGTTTGGCCAGCCACGGAGCGGCAATTGCTTATGTTTTGGCAATGCTCTATTATAGTAAAAACGTAATTAAAAAACCTTTTTTCTGGGTAATGGACCGTATTGTTATTGCCGTAGCTGCTGGTGGAATTTTCGTTAGAATAGGGAATTTTCTTAATTCTGAAATCATCGGCAAACCTTCAGGAGACTTTCCACTTGGTGTACGTTTTGTTCACGAAGGCATCCGAAAGCAAGAAGCCGTAGCAGCAACGGGAATTAAAGAACCTAGCAAAGCTTATGATGCAATCGTTCACAATCCGCAATTTCTAGAATTACTGAATTCTGTTCCTTTTCGGCATGCAGCACAGCTTTATGAAGCGGCTGGTTATGTGATTGTGTTTTTAGTGTGCTGGTATTTATACTGGAAAACCGAACGCAGAAAACAGATTGGGTATATTTTCGGAGTATTCTTAATCCTACTTTTTACCGTTCGCTTTGTTGTGGAATTTGTAAAAGAAAGTCAAGGTGGTTTTGAATCTGCGCTTGGTTTACTTTCCACGGGACAATGGTTGAGTATTCCTTTTATAATCGCTGGAATCTACATAATGTGGAAAGCTTCAAAAAAACCGATTACCGAATAA
- a CDS encoding DUF192 domain-containing protein, translated as MKKIFISAAIAASLFSLYNCKDTPKAESKSLTKEITFTKEGELSLLKAENDSIIATLDIEIADDEYSTQTGLMYRHSMDGNQGMLFIFDDSLPRSFYMKNTEIPLDIIYFNAKKEIVSIQKNAKSFDETSLPSEAASQYVLEVNAGLSDRWKLGKGDRIKFTKY; from the coding sequence ATGAAAAAAATATTTATTTCCGCTGCAATCGCAGCTTCTCTTTTCTCACTCTATAATTGTAAAGACACGCCAAAAGCTGAAAGTAAAAGTCTTACCAAAGAAATAACTTTCACTAAAGAAGGAGAACTTTCTTTATTGAAGGCTGAAAATGATTCAATAATTGCAACTCTAGACATTGAAATAGCTGATGATGAATACTCAACTCAAACTGGATTGATGTATCGTCATTCAATGGACGGAAACCAAGGAATGCTTTTCATTTTTGATGATTCACTACCACGTTCATTTTATATGAAGAATACTGAAATTCCTTTAGATATCATTTATTTCAATGCTAAAAAAGAAATAGTAAGTATCCAGAAAAACGCAAAGTCTTTTGATGAAACTTCACTTCCTTCCGAAGCCGCTTCACAATACGTTTTAGAAGTAAACGCTGGACTTTCCGACAGATGGAAACTTGGGAAAGGCGATAGAATTAAGTTTACTAAATATTGA